The proteins below are encoded in one region of Microbacterium pygmaeum:
- a CDS encoding ABC-F family ATP-binding cassette domain-containing protein — MLAVHDLEIRVGARVLMADVSFRVSPGDKVGLVGRNGAGKTTLTKVLAGDLLPAHGRVDTSGELGYLPQDPRSGDPSMLARTRILDARGLGTLAIEMNDAAQAMGDGDEKIAAKAMKRYAHLTERFEALGGYTAEAEAATISHNLSLPDRLLDQPLSTLSGGQRRRIELARILFSDADSMILDEPTNHLDADSVVWLREFLKNYKGGLIVISHDVELVGETVNRVFYLDANRQVIDVYNMNWKNYLRQRVADEERRKKERVNVEKKATQLQLQAARFGAKASKAAAAHQMVARAEKMLSGLDDVRQEERVAKLRFPKPAPCGKTPLMATGLSKSYGSLEIFTDVDLAIDRGSKVVILGFNGAGKTTLLRILAGVDDPDTGQLEPGHGLKIGYYAQEHENLDVNRSVLENMMSAAPDITATEARKVLGSFLFTGDDVLKPAGVLSGGEKTRLSLATLVVSSANMLLLDEPTNNLDPASREEILGALAHYEGAVVLVSHDEGAVMALNPERVLILPDGVEDIWNREYQDLITLA, encoded by the coding sequence GTGCTCGCCGTGCACGACCTCGAGATCCGCGTGGGTGCCCGCGTACTCATGGCGGACGTCTCGTTCCGCGTCTCACCGGGTGACAAGGTGGGGCTCGTCGGCCGCAATGGTGCCGGCAAGACCACGCTCACCAAGGTGCTCGCCGGTGATCTGCTGCCGGCTCACGGGCGCGTCGACACGAGCGGAGAGCTCGGCTACCTGCCGCAGGACCCGCGCTCGGGCGATCCGTCGATGCTCGCGCGCACACGCATCCTCGATGCTCGTGGTCTCGGCACGCTCGCGATCGAGATGAACGACGCCGCGCAGGCGATGGGTGACGGCGACGAGAAGATCGCGGCGAAGGCGATGAAGCGCTACGCGCACCTCACGGAACGCTTCGAGGCGCTCGGCGGCTACACCGCCGAGGCGGAGGCGGCGACGATCTCGCACAACCTCTCGCTGCCCGATCGACTCCTCGATCAGCCTCTCAGCACATTGTCCGGTGGTCAGCGGCGGCGCATCGAGCTCGCCCGCATCCTGTTCAGCGACGCCGACTCGATGATCCTCGACGAGCCGACCAACCACCTGGACGCCGACAGCGTCGTGTGGCTGCGCGAATTCCTGAAGAACTACAAGGGCGGGCTGATCGTGATCAGCCACGACGTCGAGCTCGTCGGCGAAACCGTCAATCGCGTGTTCTACCTCGATGCGAACCGCCAGGTCATCGACGTCTACAACATGAACTGGAAGAACTACCTGCGCCAGCGGGTGGCCGACGAGGAGCGCCGCAAGAAGGAGCGCGTCAACGTCGAGAAGAAGGCCACCCAACTGCAGCTGCAGGCCGCCCGCTTCGGTGCCAAGGCATCCAAGGCCGCCGCGGCGCATCAGATGGTCGCGCGTGCCGAGAAGATGCTGTCCGGTCTCGACGATGTGCGGCAGGAGGAGCGCGTCGCCAAGCTGCGCTTCCCGAAGCCGGCGCCGTGCGGGAAGACGCCGCTCATGGCGACCGGGCTGTCGAAGTCGTACGGGTCGCTGGAGATCTTCACGGACGTCGACCTGGCGATCGACCGGGGATCGAAGGTCGTGATCCTCGGATTCAACGGCGCGGGCAAGACCACGCTGCTGCGGATCCTCGCGGGCGTCGACGACCCCGATACGGGTCAGCTCGAACCCGGTCACGGACTCAAGATCGGCTACTACGCGCAGGAGCACGAGAACCTCGACGTCAACCGCTCCGTCCTGGAGAACATGATGTCCGCCGCGCCGGACATCACCGCCACCGAGGCGCGCAAGGTGCTCGGCTCGTTCCTGTTCACCGGCGATGACGTGCTCAAGCCGGCGGGCGTCCTCTCCGGCGGCGAGAAGACCCGTCTGTCCCTGGCGACGCTGGTGGTCTCCAGCGCGAACATGCTGCTGCTGGACGAGCCGACCAACAACCTGGATCCCGCTTCGCGCGAAGAGATCCTCGGCGCGCTCGCGCACTACGAGGGCGCCGTCGTCCTCGTCTCCCATGATGAGGGCGCTGTCATGGCGCTCAACCCGGAGCGGGTGCTGATCCTGCCGGACGGCGTCGAGGACATCTGGAACCGCGAATACCAGGACTTGATCACGCTCGCGTGA